The Trichosurus vulpecula isolate mTriVul1 chromosome 4, mTriVul1.pri, whole genome shotgun sequence genome contains a region encoding:
- the TLR5 gene encoding LOW QUALITY PROTEIN: toll-like receptor 5 (The sequence of the model RefSeq protein was modified relative to this genomic sequence to represent the inferred CDS: inserted 1 base in 1 codon) encodes MGYLLAFLLGLVFEATSVFGIPSCSADGQIALYRSCNLTQVPQVPNTTINLLLSFNNIRVVNATSFPLLEKLRLLELGNQDSPLTIERNAFRNLPNLAVLDIGYNNIMSLHTDAFQGLPNLIELRLFYCGFSDSILKDGYFRNLISLAKLDLSKNHIQSLQLHPSFRDLKSLKSIDLSLNQISLACERDLEPLQGKGFSFFSLASNSLYSRVSVNWEECMNPFKNMVFEILDVSDNGWTVDIIRDFGRAISGTKIFSLLLDSHIMGAGFGFHNIKEPDQDTFAALGMNSVIKMDISHGYIFSLNIHLFETLKELKVLNISHNKVNKIAAEAFYGLDSLQVLDLSYNLLGELYNSDFYGLPKVAYIDLQRNHIGVIQEKTFKHLKNLKALDLRDNAIKTVSSLSNLNLNVTYLSGNKLVNFQNIKIIAEFIDLAENRLENLNDLYTLLQVPGLKFLILNQNRFPXCNQQYGPSKNHILEQLYLSENMLQLIWQAGSCWDVFKRLSHLKVLYLNNNYLDFLPPGVFSDLTALQILSLHGNKLTSLSPGVLPENLRVLLLSYNHLLSPDPTIFASLSHLDITHNKYICECETRNFILWLNRTNVTMFGSPEDVYCTYPDSFSGVSLYSISTEGCDEEEALKLIRFSLFIFFTTTLTLFLTAVIIFTKFRGHCFFLWHKMVLRLAFKYHPQGVEEDQHKYDAYLCFSNKDFEWVQNALLNHLDSRYNPENRFNLCFEERDFLPGEDHISNIRDAIWSSRKTICIVTRHFLKDGWCIEAFNFAQGRYFSDLKDVLIMVVAGSLSQYQLMKYPPIRVFVQRQPYLRWPEDLQDVGWFLNKLSQCILTKKEEKKKSNNIPLQTIATIS; translated from the exons ATGGGCTACCTCCTTGCATTTCTCTTGGGATTGGTATTTGAAGCCACTTCTGTGTTTGGAATTCCTTCTTGCTCAGCTGATGGACAAATTGCCTTATATCGTTCCTGTAACCTCACCCAAGTCCCCCAAGTGCCAAACACCACTATTAACCTGTTGTTAAGTTTTAACAACATCAGGGTAGTTAATGCCACTTCATTCCCGCTATTGGAGAAGCTTCGATTGCTAGAGCTAGGAAATCAGGACAGTCCTCTGACCATTGAGAGAAACGCTTTCAGAAACCTGCCCAACCTTGCAGTCTTGGATATTGGCTATAATAACATTATGTCTTTGCATACTGATGCTTTTCAAGGCTTGCCCAACTTGATTGAATTACGGCTATTTTACTGTGGTTTCTCAGATTCTATTCTAAAAGATGGTTATTttagaaatttaatttctttagcCAAATTGGACCTATCTAAAAAtcacatccaaagtctccaactTCATCCTTCTTTCAGAGATCTGAAATCTTTGAAATCAATAGACTTGTCTCTAAATCAAATATCCCTTGCATGTGAAAGGGATCTTGAGCCCCTTCAAGGGAAAGGATTCTCTTTCTTTAGCCTTGCTTCCAATAGCCTCTATAGCAGAGTCTCAGTCAACTGGGAAGAGTGCATGAATCCTTTCAAAAATATGGTCTTTGAGATCCTGGACGTCTCAGACAATGGCTGGACAGTAGATATCATACGAGACTTTGGTCGTGCTATCAGTGGAACCAagattttttctttgcttcttgacTCCCATATTATGGGCGCAGGATTTGGTTTTCATAACATAAAGGAACCCGACCAAGATACATTTGCTGCACTGGGCATGAATTCAGTGATAAAAATGGATATTTCACATGGCTATATCTTCTCCCTGAACATTCATCTGTTTGAGACACTTAAAGAGTTGAAAGTTTTAAACATTTCACATAACAAGGTAAACAAGATTGCTGCAGAAGCATTTTATGGCCTGGACAGTCTCCAGGTTCTTGATCTGTCCTATAACCTACTGGGAGAACTCTacaattctgatttttatggTCTGCCTAAAGTTGCTTATATTGATCTGCAAAGAAATCATATTGGGGTGATTCAGGAGAAGACATTCAAACActtgaaaaatttaaaagctttggATCTTCGCGATAATGCTATTAAAACAGTTAGTTCTCTTTCAAATTTAAACTTAAATGTTACCTACCTAAGTGGCAATAAATTGGTAAattttcaaaatatcaaaataattgCTGAATTCATTGATTTAGCAGAAAACAGGTTGGAAAATCTGAATGATCTCTATACTCTTCTCCAGGTTCCAGGTCTGAAGTTTCTCATTTTAAATCAAAATCGATTTC TTTGTAACCAACAGTATGGTCCTTCAAAGAACCATATCTTAGAGCAGCTTTATCTTTCAGAAAATATGCTGCAACTCATCTGGCAAGCAGGATCATGTTGGGATGTGTTTAAGAGACTTTCTCATCTTAAAGTTCTTTACCTGAATAATAATTACCTTGATTTCCTTCCACCTGGTGTTTTCAGTGATCTGACTGCATTACAAATCCTTAGCCTACATGGCAACAAGCTGACATCTCTTTCTCCTGGTGTCCTACCTGAAAATTTAAGAGTCTTGCTTTTATCCTACAACCACCTGCTATCCCCTGACCCTACCATATTTGcatcactgagccacctagatatAACGCACAACAAATATATCTGTGAATGTGAAACCAGAAATTTCATCCTTTGGCTGAACCGAACCAATGTCACCATGTTTGGGTCCCCTGAGGATGTCTACTGCACATACCCTGACTCATTCTCTGGGGTCTCACTCTATTCAATTTCCACAGAGGGCTGTGATGAAGAGGAAGCCCTAAAATTAATTCgtttttcacttttcatcttcTTCACCACCACCTTGACTCTGTTCCTCACAGCAGTTATTATATTTACCAAGTTCCGTGGGCACTGTTTTTTCCTCTGGCATAAAATGGTCCTGAGACTGGCATTCAAATACCATCCCCAAGGTGTAGAAGAGGATCAGCACAAATATGATGCATACTTGTGCTTCAGTAACAAAGACTTTGAATGGGTCCAGAATGCACTACTCAATCACCTGGACTCCCGGTACAATCCTGAAAATAGATTTAACCTGTGTTTTGAGGAAAGGGACTTCCTCCCAGGAGAGGATCACATCAGCAACATCCGGGATGCCATTTGGAGCAGCAGGAAGACTATTTGCATTGTGACCAGGCATTTCCTCAAAGATGGCTGGTGCATTGAAGCCTTCAATTTTGCCCAGGGCAGATACTTCTCTGATCTTAAAGATGTCCTCATCATGGTGGTAGCTGGATCCCTCTCCCAGTATCAGTTGATGAAATACCCACCTATCCGAGTCTTTGTGCAGAGGCAACCATACCTGAGGTGGCCTGAGGACCTTCAGGATGTTGGCTGGTTCTTAAATAAACTCTCTCAATGCATActtaccaaaaaagaagaaaagaagaaatccaacAACATCCCCTTGCAAACTATAGCAACCATATCCTAG